In Immundisolibacter sp., a genomic segment contains:
- a CDS encoding transposase → TVLTTPANVNDVTQAHGLLHGQETVALGDAGYQGVAKRPENQDAPVTWHVALRPGVRQALPDDALGRLQERIEQVKASLRAKVEHPFHIVKNLFKHRKARYRGLAKNQAHLFTLFGLANLVLAGWRLRARDALRVS, encoded by the coding sequence CACGGTGCTGACCACGCCGGCCAACGTCAACGACGTGACCCAGGCACACGGCCTGCTGCACGGGCAGGAAACGGTCGCGCTGGGTGATGCCGGCTACCAGGGCGTGGCCAAGCGTCCCGAGAATCAGGACGCACCGGTCACCTGGCACGTGGCGCTGCGCCCGGGCGTGCGCCAGGCCCTGCCCGACGACGCGCTGGGCCGGCTGCAGGAAAGGATCGAACAGGTCAAGGCGAGTTTGCGGGCGAAGGTCGAGCATCCGTTTCACATCGTCAAGAACCTGTTCAAGCACCGCAAGGCGCGTTACCGGGGGCTGGCCAAGAACCAGGCGCACTTGTTCACGCTGTTCGGCCTGGCCAACTTGGTGCTGGCCGGCTGGCGTTTGCGGGCGCGTGACGCCCTGCGTGTGTCCTGA